One Helicobacter pylori genomic window, CTAAAGCAACCTCTTGACTAGAAAGAGCGATTTTTTCTAAAACGCTTTTTAAATCCCTTGCCCATTGCAAAGATGAAGAGGACACAACCAAATCGTAATCGCAAAAAACATGTTCTTCAAAATCCGCATGCTCTAAAGAGATTTTTTGAATGTTAATAGATTGCGTGGGGTGTAATTTGAGCATGTTCATGGAATTATCTAAAGCGATAAAGTCTTCAATCACAATATTTTGCCGCTCTAAAGCGTTAAAAACAGCCCCACTCCCTGATCCTAAATCCAAAACTTTAGCGTAATGTTTTTGTTTTAAAAATTGGACAAGATAAATAGCGATTTGCTGCTGGATATGGGCAAAGAGGTGGTAAGTTTTGGCATGCTTATTGAATGCATGCTGATTAAATGCATGCTGATTAAATGAATGAAAAGAGTCCAAACCACCGCCTTTAACGCACCACGCTTGAAATTAAAACTAAATTTTAGTGTATTCTTAGCAAATTTTAGATAAGATCAAGCGTAA contains:
- a CDS encoding methyltransferase domain-containing protein, giving the protein MDSFHSFNQHAFNQHAFNKHAKTYHLFAHIQQQIAIYLVQFLKQKHYAKVLDLGSGSGAVFNALERQNIVIEDFIALDNSMNMLKLHPTQSINIQKISLEHADFEEHVFCDYDLVVSSSSLQWARDLKSVLEKIALSSQEVALAIHTDFSLHEVHEFLGTPSPLRDLKTLKSLIKNAFKNFQIELENKRFALYFNRKQDCLNYLKKCGLLGGSTLSFKQKKHFFQNMAFEKLSYEVLLFSGIKRS